The nucleotide window ATAccgaatataaaaaacaaaaacaaaaattggtaAAAGGTTACCTTACAGAGGATAGCACAAATGGTGGCAGCACCGTAGGTGTATCATCATCAATTTTGAATGTATACAGTCAGTCAtccattaaacaacaacaacaacagcgtggcCGTACTCCAGGGCCACTAAGTTCAGCTAGAGCACGTCGCCCTCGACGAAGCCGTTCAGCTTGCGAAGATTTAGTGCCCGTGTCCACAATAAAGTCATCAAGCTCTTCTGCCGTTATGGATAACCGCATGTCACGGAGTAAAATGAGAACTCCAACCGCTACTCGCTCCAAGGCTTTCAGTGCTGATCGTTCATCACAATTTTGTGCACAACAGTTCTCTTCGACAACGTCGGTGTCATCACCGGCAGCAGCATTTTTACGATGGCCGAAACCTGGTGAGGTGGTATTGTCCAAATGTGGAAGTCCAGTAGTGGCGCATGTGTAAGTTTCTCATATATATACTGCAAGGACTGAAGTTAAtaagtgttttttctttaattttttgctttagcATGCCTGATAAATTTGCAAACGTGAATATACCTACCAAAAATGGCGTGTTTTCGTTACGACCCAAGAAGCTGGAGGAATTAAAATCAGACATCATCGATGCTATCGACCCAGACACGCTTAATCAAATCAGAACATTACATGATAACTTAAATTTGATCATGAAAATGGCTGACGGCGCTTCATCAAAATAGTACATAATTAATCGAATATTATCTATTCATTTCATTCTATAGTATTACTTACTTTCTCagctaaatataattaaataacattataatttacttaatttatcaCATTTCACACAGAAATATTCCTTTTGTAATGAAATTGATGTTTATATCAAACAGATGTGGAATTTTGTagacatatgtattgtatacaACAAACTTTTGGCAAATCAAAAGAACAAAATTCAAAAGGATTTCTATCCTTAATAGGCAATTGTGAATGAGATATGTATGAAACAAGACTTTGTTTATATTCAATAGAAATGCGTTAGAATCGATAACATTTTATGAAaccatttattgtatttttgtagtatttgataaataaagaaattaatataaattcgtGTTCGTTTTTGTCAATGTCCTTAGTGTGCAATCGGATGTGTTGCGAGTCGAATAGTAAACTATTGTCTCCGCGAAATTTCTATTTTCTTCACCGCTACTTGTATGACATGCTACCCTGCTAAATTCACAGGGATTCTATTTATATGCTAGACAAAGGAGAACAGACTAGATCTTAACATCTGTATCGACGAAAAAAAATATGGGTGTTACATTTTGCTCTCCATGACTCCGAATATGACGAAAGTACAGAGCCCAACTTGGGGGAGGGAAAGATAAAGAATGTGCAAGATAAATATCCGAAAGATAGACATCTGTCAGAACTTTGCCCTTTGAACAATTACAGAACATCTCTTGATGTCTCTTAAAGGACACTTACACCTACAATGAAGACTAACTGCTCTTTGTTAAAGTGTAAAATGAAGCCTTATTTCAGCAGTTTCATCTGGGATGGCATCCTTGCAGTCATCTGCTTCGAGAGGTACTGCCTTCCAGGAAATCCTTGAAGTCATTAATGTAGATCTCTCTGCTCTTTGTTAAAGTGTATAATGAAGCCTTCTTCCAACAGTTTCAGCTGGGATGCATCCTTGCAATCATCGGCTTGGAGTGGAACTGCATTCCAGAAACTCCTTGGGGTCAGTATGGAGTACTTCAGCGGCATCTAAAATTTTTCCAACCAAACTTTGAATGCATCTGAACAGAACAAAAGTTTGAGTTGCCACGCGAAACCAGTGTGAATCTCACCTCCATATCAGTAGATAAATATTAAAGAGCTTTTGTTTCTGAGAAtaatcatttataaatttttattcttgtaataatttaatatcttaaGTACATTTGTCACAGTAAcgaaataatgtaaaaaataaaataaaaaataaataaagtttaaaaaaattatattaaggtTCTACCGAGATTTGAACTCGGATCGCTGGATTCAAAGTCCAGAGTGCTAACCATTACACCATAGAACCATTTACTTATAATAACACATTGTGTTATTTCAACTGCAGGCATTAATACACATTCTTGATATACTGTAAAACCCAAGTTCACAATTTATGTTAAATTAACATTTCTGTTAATCATAAATTTAAGTTATAACAGATAATTCTTTTCTGTTCATTAACTATGTAGGCAACAGAAATGGAACAAATTTGCTGAGTATctcatattacaacaacaacaatttcattcataagaAATACGCTTTTGCAACCAGTCAACCACAATTCGTTTTTATGGTTcacataaaaagaaaaaaatgcaacatTTCTTCACAGTTTTTCGGTGACTCGAATATTccttttaaaatacaattaagtaaattattctggattttaatatttttaattattttaattaaaaaattatgaaaatttatttgttttactcatttttaattgttgttgagtGTTAACAGCTATAAATTTTAAGATCACAAAATTGTTTTGAACTtaacataatttataaatttttctttgtGATATTCCAAAAAGTGAAtgcgtaaaatatttattaattgaagtTAAGAGGTCTTAACCACAATTAGGTTCTACCGAGATTTGAACTCGGATCGCTGGATTCAAAGTCCAGAGTGCTAACCATTACACCATAGAACCCATATATATTTAACACTGTCAAATAacgtttttctctttttctatttttatctcTACCCCTTTTTCTCTTGTTGCactcatttaaattaattcggTTATCCACATCAGCTTCTTTTATATCAGCCTCTcaaattattatcattatttccTTCAAATATGCAGCTTtgattatgtatttatgttacatTCATACATctgcatgtagatatgtattagtACCGCAATACTTTGAATTAGATTAAACGGGAAATTCTGCTAAATACTGTTTTTAAGAGTTATCTCAACACACCtcctaaaattaatattgcaaGCGGTTACACCGCCgaaatacaacaatttataCAATCCAtcagtgtaatatcatattttttagtcgccttcatacgatatagagggactcttatAATGctgccttgatagtaaaattttaaattttgtattatgccctgttCGAAAAGTTCggtttatggaaggaaatttgtatgaatttgacttctattgtcaattcaagagttcgagttatggagaacttcgagttatagcaggtcgagttatggaaattccactgtataatgattttcacaaaaaatcaaattagttATCTTAAAAATTGCGAGGAAATGTACTATAGTTTAAGGGGAATCACCTCAGACCTTTCCGTACCCTCAATATACCCAGGTTGATACCCATCTGGTTGATACTTCGCATACCCAAAACATTACATTTTGTGTCTTTGTTGAGTTTGTGTTACTTATATCAAAACATGGGGAAGGATCTTCAACTTTCAAATCAAACCattttgacattaaaaaatTGGTGCTTAGAAAATACTGTAGTGGCGATCATCAAAATACTCAGAAGATGGGAATGCCAACAAAAAACTACGTATTttcgcaattatttatttaaaataccttACATAGTGTTacatatcttcttcttgactggcgtagacaccgcttacgcggttatagccgaatccacaacagcgcgcatctctccttttggcagtttggcgaatattggtaataccaagtgaagacaggtccttctccacctggcccttccatcggagtggaggcctccctcttcctcggattccaccagcgggtactgcatcgaacactttcagagctagggcactttcgtccattcgaacaacatgacctagccagcgtagccgctgtttttttattcgctggactatgtctatgtcgtcgaataacacatacagctcatcattccatcttctgcggtattcgccgttgccaatgtttaagggaccataaatcttccgcaaaacctccgtctcatctgatgttgacatcgtccaagtttctgcaccataaagcaggacgggaatgataagcgacttgtagagtttgattttggttcgtcgagagaagacttaacttttcaattgcctacgcagtccatagtagcacctgttggcaagagtgattctgcgttgaatttcaaggctgacattattatcggtgttgatgttgGCGCCTAGGTATAAGAaagtatctacaacttcaaaattatgactgtcaacagtgacgtgggagccaagaatgcgctgactgtttgtttgatgacaggatattttgtcttgtcctcgttcaccaccagacccatacgcttcgctttcttatctagtctggaaaaaacagaactaacggcgcgggtgttgtttccagtgatatcgatatcatcggcgtacgccagtcgctgtacactcttatagaaaattgtaccttctctgtttagctctgcggctcgtattattttttccagcatcaggttaaagaagtcgcatgatattgagtcaccttgtctgaaacctcgtttggtatcgaacgactcagagaggtccttcccgatcctagcggagcttttggtgtatAGAGgaaactccttttcgtgctatcgaaggcagctttaaaatcgacaaagagatggtgtgtgtcgatcctcttttcacgggtcttttccaggaTTTGgcggtcagttgttgattttccaggtctaaagccacactgataaggtccaatcagctttttgacggtgggctttagtctttcacacagtacgctcgatagaaccttcgTGTTACATATACATCCTTAATAACCTATGCTATTGAGAACTATGAATCCTGCTCTTTACCCTATAAGTAATGTATATGTTCCATTATTAGAATTCTCGTCGAAGGCTCTCCTCTGGTCCATGATCATGATCAACTCAAGGCTTCTCCCAGCCTTTTGATTTTACCATCATTTgacattcaaatttaaataaatctgtCTGATAATCGGATGCCTGTAATACGGTATACAATCCGACTTGAATTGCAGCTTCATGATCATTCGATTGGTACTTCCTAGCACCAGTCTTGGCTGTTGTggctttttaataatatttattagacatactaaattattttcatttaaataaggaatcgttttgaattttactaAATCAGTTTAAGGAATATTTCCTCGAACCTGTGTTCGCGTTACTCCCACAAACCCTCAGCTGGATTTTTGCTGTTTCCGAATTGCATCATACCTCCTCCAGCTTCGCAATATTTCTTCACCAGTTCAAACAGTTTTTTTCAAATCGATGATAGGTATCATTGTTGATGGATATCTTAAATGTTTGTGAAGTATTGGAGACATATTGCAATTCTTTACCATAATCTTTCTTCAGAACACCACTCAATAGTCACCTCGTCGtattattattaggtctacaactttgcttccgcgtttttttgtaaatttgagttttttttgtataaaaacggttacaaatgtcgatgagccttagCCGCAATTTTCTTggagttaaaaaagaaaagcaaaattttccgcaaatgtcgagaattcggcccaaaaagtgacattttcagttgagaataagtttggaatgcatacagatctctacaaatattttgttgggttaatgttgacacaagatcgatataaaacgatttaatcgaccagtgctggaccctagagacattctcgcaaatgtcgagaattcggttcaaaaagtg belongs to Zeugodacus cucurbitae isolate PBARC_wt_2022May chromosome 6, idZeuCucr1.2, whole genome shotgun sequence and includes:
- the LOC105216334 gene encoding borealin isoform X1, which produces MPRTKVSKSIKRFRETSSCEEKLREFEASFDGYMYALENTGKSQIKAIEDKFYMLLVGTDARFLHLLMGDVLSMNLSNYDDYMAVKNSTGLKQSSGKQLNPNDEGYLTEDSTNGGSTVGVSSSILNVYSQSSIKQQQQQRGRTPGPLSSARARRPRRSRSACEDLVPVSTIKSSSSSAVMDNRMSRSKMRTPTATRSKAFSADRSSQFCAQQFSSTTSVSSPAAAFLRWPKPGEVVLSKCGSPVVAHVMPDKFANVNIPTKNGVFSLRPKKLEELKSDIIDAIDPDTLNQIRTLHDNLNLIMKMADGASSK
- the LOC105216334 gene encoding borealin isoform X2 translates to MPRTKVSKSIKRFRETSSCEEKLREFEASFDGYMYALENTGKSQIKAIEDKFYMLLVGTDARFLHLLMGDVLSMNLSNYDDYMAVKNSTGLKQSSGKQLNPNDEEDSTNGGSTVGVSSSILNVYSQSSIKQQQQQRGRTPGPLSSARARRPRRSRSACEDLVPVSTIKSSSSSAVMDNRMSRSKMRTPTATRSKAFSADRSSQFCAQQFSSTTSVSSPAAAFLRWPKPGEVVLSKCGSPVVAHVMPDKFANVNIPTKNGVFSLRPKKLEELKSDIIDAIDPDTLNQIRTLHDNLNLIMKMADGASSK